The proteins below are encoded in one region of Sphingobacterium sp. R2:
- a CDS encoding glutamine amidotransferase (Catalyzes the transfer of the ammonia group from glutamine to a new carbon-nitrogen group), with protein MRIHFIQHEVFEAPGAYLAWAEKKQHEVTFSHVYRHDHLPEQIDSIDVLIIMGGPQSPDSSQIEYPYFDAKAEIAFIRRCINAGKAVVGICLGAQLIGEALSATYEHSPQKEIGVFPIMLTAEGIQDSKIAHFGSPIPVGHWHSDMPGLRPESKILASSVGCPRQIVRYTNLVYGFQCHMELTPEVVRLLIAAEEDLFLQSQSLQFVQSPDEIQAYDYSEMNSKLHTFLDLLEGAYAKSLVNT; from the coding sequence ATGCGGATACATTTTATACAACACGAAGTTTTCGAAGCACCCGGAGCTTATTTAGCCTGGGCAGAAAAAAAACAGCATGAGGTCACCTTTTCCCACGTCTATAGACATGACCATTTGCCAGAACAAATCGATTCCATCGATGTGTTGATCATTATGGGCGGACCGCAAAGTCCAGATTCATCCCAAATCGAATATCCTTATTTCGACGCTAAAGCCGAAATCGCTTTTATCCGCCGATGTATCAATGCAGGCAAGGCTGTTGTCGGTATATGCCTGGGCGCACAATTGATTGGCGAAGCGCTGTCGGCAACATACGAACACAGTCCGCAAAAAGAAATTGGAGTTTTCCCGATCATGCTCACAGCAGAAGGAATTCAAGACAGCAAAATAGCTCATTTTGGCAGCCCGATACCGGTCGGACATTGGCACAGCGATATGCCTGGACTTCGTCCAGAAAGTAAAATCTTAGCAAGCAGCGTCGGCTGCCCTCGGCAAATTGTTCGCTATACAAATCTCGTCTACGGATTTCAATGCCATATGGAACTCACACCTGAAGTCGTCCGGCTTTTGATCGCTGCAGAAGAAGATCTCTTTCTTCAAAGCCAATCGCTCCAGTTTGTGCAATCACCTGACGAAATTCAGGCTTATGATTACAGCGAAATGAACAGCAAACTTCATACATTTTTAGATTTACTTGAAGGCGCATACGCGAAAAGCCTAGTCAATACATGA
- a CDS encoding LysR family transcriptional regulator codes for MKWNLEWLRTFKAIYETGTLSAAAQELFISQPGVSLHLNSLEAFTGHKLFDRSARRMVPTEKGKILYNYVIDPLKKLETGEQHFHKRALDERITISIGMCFETFQYTLEEHIAQLPFNLIIKFGEYSQMQQDLDNGLLDLIITPQKGNQQNLQYEAFSKERIVLIAGCQTDTSTLEALLSDNKIKEAAQLLKKQLWYSTAADMDHLKNYWSTHFGEHPDFSPNYIVPNISSIIRCLSNNTGFSIVPDFLCAEALASGKIKLIWEGTSPVENILYFGTRKKTMYQEEIGQLETLLKEKW; via the coding sequence ATGAAATGGAACTTAGAATGGCTTCGTACGTTTAAGGCAATCTATGAAACCGGAACATTATCTGCAGCTGCACAGGAATTGTTTATTTCCCAACCTGGTGTCAGCCTACATCTGAATTCCCTGGAAGCGTTTACGGGGCACAAGCTTTTTGATCGCTCTGCGCGAAGAATGGTGCCGACCGAAAAGGGGAAAATCTTGTACAACTATGTGATTGATCCGCTTAAAAAACTAGAAACTGGTGAACAGCATTTTCACAAACGTGCATTGGACGAACGTATAACGATCAGTATCGGAATGTGTTTTGAGACTTTTCAGTACACCCTGGAAGAACATATTGCCCAGCTCCCCTTCAATTTAATTATCAAATTTGGAGAATACTCGCAGATGCAGCAGGATCTTGATAATGGCCTATTGGACCTTATTATTACGCCTCAAAAAGGAAACCAGCAGAACCTGCAATACGAAGCGTTCTCAAAAGAACGCATTGTCTTGATTGCGGGGTGTCAGACCGACACATCCACACTGGAAGCACTGCTGAGCGACAATAAAATTAAAGAAGCAGCTCAACTCCTTAAAAAACAATTATGGTATAGCACGGCTGCCGATATGGATCATTTAAAAAACTACTGGTCAACACACTTTGGCGAGCATCCAGACTTTAGCCCCAATTATATCGTTCCTAATATTAGCTCCATCATACGCTGCTTAAGCAACAATACTGGCTTTTCCATCGTTCCCGATTTCCTATGTGCTGAAGCACTTGCTTCCGGGAAAATAAAACTAATCTGGGAAGGGACATCGCCTGTCGAAAATATCCTTTACTTCGGAACGAGAAAGAAAACCATGTACCAGGAAGAAA
- a CDS encoding NAD(P)H-dependent oxidoreductase, translating into MNIFIINGGQKFAHSGGSFNTTITNWTLETLGDNGFETRVTNINDDFDPMVEVENFKWADIIIYHFPVWWFQVPNRLKLYIDEVFTAGHNNGIYKHDGRSRNNPAINYGTGGLMQGKKYLVTSSWNAPETAFTMENEFFDQHSVDAGVLFGFHKMNQFAGLEHLGSFHFHDMEKGASQERIDNYEKEYKQYLEEVFHLETTMN; encoded by the coding sequence ATGAACATATTTATTATTAATGGCGGACAGAAATTCGCACACTCGGGAGGCTCTTTTAATACGACGATAACAAATTGGACCCTTGAAACATTGGGTGATAATGGATTTGAAACAAGGGTTACCAATATCAACGATGATTTTGATCCAATGGTTGAAGTTGAAAATTTTAAATGGGCAGACATTATCATTTACCATTTTCCTGTATGGTGGTTTCAGGTTCCGAATCGTCTGAAGCTTTATATCGATGAGGTTTTTACGGCGGGTCACAACAATGGTATCTATAAACATGATGGTCGTTCACGTAACAATCCGGCCATTAACTATGGTACCGGTGGTTTGATGCAGGGTAAAAAATACCTGGTGACTTCGAGCTGGAATGCTCCTGAGACAGCCTTTACAATGGAAAATGAGTTTTTTGATCAGCATTCCGTTGATGCCGGTGTTTTATTCGGTTTTCACAAGATGAATCAGTTTGCCGGATTGGAACATCTGGGAAGTTTCCATTTTCATGATATGGAGAAAGGTGCGTCTCAAGAACGTATTGACAATTACGAAAAGGAATATAAACAATATTTGGAAGAGGTGTTCCATTTGGAAACCACGATGAACTAA